One stretch of Candidatus Binatia bacterium DNA includes these proteins:
- a CDS encoding putative acyl-CoA dehydrogenase FadE gives MDWNLGPTERTIRDTFRNYFRQHLEPRVLAMEHGEELPYPLMRQMHRDLGLDAFLVPRAPAGAETESSAHGGLDDRTARYARTTFSVEMARISPSFALSYGASVGLFGANVLRRGTPEQIQRFAVPVLRCEKVGSWCLTEPQAGSDALGGMRTRARFEGDHYVLNGSKTFITNAPFADVFLVYARVQGGPLHESIQPFILERGTPGLATGAPMKKMGMRGSPTGEVFLDDVHVPASQLLGGGVRQRDHVKSSLAQERLGLAALSYGIAERCFEIARDYAKQRHQFGQPIANFQLVQHRLARMYVALSNARRFVYADYYSDFSLSESLAEICAGKLYCAEVGTFVAFEAIHILGGYGYMEEYTVERLARDAKLIELGGGTTEMQILTIAREILKAD, from the coding sequence ATGGATTGGAACCTTGGCCCCACGGAACGCACGATTCGAGACACGTTTCGCAACTACTTTCGACAACACCTGGAACCTCGTGTTCTGGCAATGGAGCACGGCGAAGAGTTGCCATACCCGCTGATGCGCCAGATGCATCGCGACCTGGGTTTGGATGCATTTCTGGTTCCGCGTGCGCCGGCCGGAGCGGAAACGGAATCATCCGCCCACGGCGGGCTGGATGACCGCACGGCACGCTATGCGCGCACGACGTTTTCTGTGGAAATGGCGCGCATCAGCCCGTCGTTTGCCCTCAGCTACGGTGCCAGTGTGGGGTTGTTTGGCGCGAACGTGCTGCGCCGCGGCACGCCCGAGCAAATTCAACGGTTCGCCGTACCCGTCCTGCGTTGCGAAAAGGTGGGCTCCTGGTGCCTCACGGAGCCGCAGGCGGGCAGCGACGCGCTCGGCGGGATGCGCACCCGCGCACGCTTTGAAGGCGACCACTACGTCCTGAACGGCAGTAAAACCTTCATCACCAATGCCCCCTTCGCGGATGTGTTTCTGGTGTACGCGCGCGTGCAAGGTGGCCCGCTGCACGAGTCCATTCAGCCGTTCATCCTGGAGCGGGGAACCCCGGGGCTCGCCACCGGCGCGCCAATGAAGAAAATGGGGATGCGCGGCTCGCCCACGGGCGAAGTTTTTCTCGACGACGTACACGTCCCCGCCAGCCAACTTCTCGGCGGCGGCGTCCGCCAAAGGGATCACGTGAAGTCCAGCCTGGCACAAGAGCGGCTCGGATTGGCCGCTTTGTCGTACGGCATCGCGGAACGGTGCTTCGAGATCGCTCGCGACTACGCCAAACAACGCCACCAATTTGGGCAACCCATTGCCAACTTCCAACTCGTGCAACACAGGCTTGCGCGGATGTACGTGGCGCTCAGCAATGCGCGGCGCTTTGTGTATGCCGATTACTACAGTGACTTTTCGCTTTCCGAATCGTTGGCCGAGATTTGTGCGGGCAAGTTGTACTGCGCCGAAGTCGGTACTTTCGTGGCCTTCGAAGCGATCCACATCTTGGGAGGTTACGGCTACATGGAAGAGTACACTGTGGAGCGCTTGGCGCGCGACGCCAAGCTCATCGAGCTCGGAGGCGGCACCACGGAAATGCAAATTCTCACCATTGCCCGCGAGATTCTCAAAGCCGATTAG